In the Suncus etruscus isolate mSunEtr1 chromosome 20, mSunEtr1.pri.cur, whole genome shotgun sequence genome, one interval contains:
- the NAA38 gene encoding N-alpha-acetyltransferase 38, NatC auxiliary subunit yields the protein MAAGSGPALLLREENGCCSRRQSTSSAGDSEAEPEAASAAQARRQLEALLNKTMRIRMTDGRTLVGCFLCTDRDCNVILGSAQEFLKPSDSFSAGEPRVLGLAMVPGHHIVSIEVQRESLAGPPYL from the exons ATGGCGGCGGGCTCGGGGCCCGCGCTGCTCCTGCGAGAAGAGAATGGCTGCTGCAGCCGGCGCCAGAGCACCTCCAGCGCCGGG GACTCGGAGGCGGAGCCCGAGGCCGCCTCCGCCGCGCAGGCGCGCCGGCAGCTCGAGGCGCTGCTCAACAAGACCATGCGCATCCGCATGACCGACGGGCGCACCCTGGTGGGCTGCTTCCTCTGCACCGACCGCGACTGCAACGTCATCCTGGGCTCGGCCCAGGAGTTCCTCAAGCCCTCTG ATTCCTTCTCCGCTGGGGAGCCCCGAGTGCTGGGCCTGGCCATGGTCCCTGGACACCACATCGTCTCCATCGAAGTGCAGAGAGAGAGCCTGGCGGGGCCTCCTTATCTCTGA
- the TMEM88 gene encoding transmembrane protein 88, which translates to MADVPGVQRSLPSGGPEPRDPLDCWACAVLVTAQNLLVAAFNLLLLMLVLGTILLPAVTMLGFGFLCHSQFLRSQTPACTAHLRDPGFTALLVTGFLLLVPLLVLALASYRRLCLRLRLADCLVPYSRALYRRRRPPQLRPTRPSPASPAVPTSGKVWV; encoded by the exons ATGGCGGATGTCCCTGGGGTTCAGAGATCGCTTCCCAGTGGCGGCCCGGAGCCTCGAGACCCGCTGGACTGCTGGGCCTGCGCGGTGCTGGTCACGGCCCAGAATCTCCTGGTGGCTGCCTTCAATCTTCTCCTGCTCATGCTGGTGTTGGGGACCATCCTGCTACCTGCTGTCACCATGCTAGGCTTCGGCTTCCTCTGCCACTCTCAG TTCCTGCGCTCCCAAACACCCGCTTGCACCGCACACCTTCGGGACCCAGGCTTCACGGCCCTGCTGGTCACCGGATTCCTGCTCCTGGTCCCTCTACTGGTGCTTGCTCTGGCCAGCTACCGTCGCCTGTGTCTGCGCCTTCGCCTGGCTGACTGCCTCGTGCCCTACAGCCGAGCGCTCTATCGGCGACGGCGTCCTCCACAACTGAGGCCCACCCGGCCCTCCCCGGCATCCCCGGCTGTCCCCACATCGGGGAAGGTCTGGGTTTGA